A section of the Phormidium ambiguum IAM M-71 genome encodes:
- a CDS encoding PAP/fibrillin family protein has translation MIGKMELLEAIAGKNRGLLAKENDKLAIVALVAQLEDRNPTPRPTEATDLLEGNWRLLYTTSRELLGIDNLPLFKLGQIYQCVRTQDTKIYNIAEVSGLPFLESIISVAATFIPVSERRVNVRFDRAISGLQRVLNYQNPDRFIQQIESGKKFLGIDFNITNREQKGWLDITYLDEDMRIGRGNEGSIFILSKS, from the coding sequence ATGATTGGTAAGATGGAACTGCTAGAAGCGATCGCGGGAAAAAATCGTGGTTTACTAGCAAAGGAAAATGATAAGCTGGCGATCGTGGCTTTAGTTGCACAGTTGGAAGACCGCAACCCCACTCCCAGACCAACGGAAGCAACAGATTTACTCGAAGGTAATTGGCGATTACTTTACACTACCAGCAGAGAACTTTTAGGTATTGATAATTTGCCACTTTTTAAGCTAGGGCAAATTTACCAATGTGTTCGCACGCAGGATACTAAAATCTACAATATTGCCGAGGTTTCTGGATTGCCATTTTTGGAAAGTATTATTAGTGTGGCTGCTACTTTCATTCCGGTTTCCGAACGTCGAGTAAATGTGAGATTTGACCGGGCGATTAGCGGTTTGCAGCGAGTACTTAATTATCAAAACCCCGATCGATTTATTCAGCAAATAGAATCAGGCAAAAAGTTTCTCGGAATTGATTTTAACATTACCAACCGCGAACAAAAAGGCTGGTTAGACATTACTTATTTAGATGAAGATATGCGAATTGGTCGAGGTAATGAAGGTAGTATATTTATTTTAAGTAAATCCTAA
- a CDS encoding PD-(D/E)XK nuclease family protein: MRLSQRHLNILSSCPRKFQHTYLDQFGSVTTPEQQEKLSWGSHFHLLMQQRELGLPIESLLQEDSKMQHSVVALITAAPDILTPNPTNDNFRDSEHFRSFNFQGYLLTVAYDLLIASEKKALILDWKTYPEPKKRHFLEQDWQTRLYMFVLAETSDYQPEEISMTYWFVQSQPEPKSLRFAYNTEKHEQTKRDLTELCDRLNYWLEKYKIGEEFPQINESSRDCNFCQFAVRCERSLESQEAAIDREKILALANIEEVPLDFSS, translated from the coding sequence ATGCGCTTATCTCAAAGACACTTAAATATACTTTCCAGTTGTCCGCGAAAGTTTCAACATACTTATTTAGATCAGTTTGGTTCAGTGACTACTCCCGAACAACAAGAAAAGCTGAGTTGGGGAAGTCATTTTCACTTGTTGATGCAACAACGAGAATTAGGTTTGCCGATCGAATCTCTGTTGCAAGAAGATAGTAAAATGCAGCATTCTGTGGTAGCTTTAATTACTGCTGCGCCAGATATTTTAACTCCTAATCCCACTAATGACAACTTCCGCGACAGCGAACATTTTCGCAGTTTCAATTTCCAAGGTTACTTGCTAACGGTGGCTTATGATTTATTAATCGCCTCTGAAAAAAAGGCGCTAATCTTAGATTGGAAAACTTATCCAGAACCAAAAAAGCGACATTTTTTAGAACAGGATTGGCAAACTCGTTTGTATATGTTTGTTTTAGCGGAGACAAGTGATTATCAGCCAGAAGAAATTTCCATGACTTATTGGTTTGTGCAATCACAACCGGAACCCAAAAGTTTAAGGTTCGCCTACAATACCGAAAAGCATGAACAAACAAAAAGAGATTTAACTGAATTATGCGATCGACTAAATTATTGGTTAGAAAAGTATAAAATTGGCGAGGAGTTTCCCCAAATCAACGAAAGTTCTAGAGATTGCAATTTTTGTCAATTTGCGGTGCGATGCGAAAGGAGTTTAGAAAGTCAAGAAGCAGCAATCGATCGAGAAAAAATTCTCGCCTTAGCTAATATCGAAGAAGTTCCTTTAGATTTTAGTTCCTAG